Below is a genomic region from Gammaproteobacteria bacterium.
TCATGTGTCTAAAGGGAGCGCCTGGCAGGCCTCGGCGCACGCGCGGGAACAAGCATGATGGATGAAGCCGAACACGTGCGGCAGACTTTCGCCGCCAGCGTCGATACCAAGCAGCAGGCGGCGGTCGCCCTGGCGGAGACGATCGTGCGGGCGGCTGACCTGATCGTGCGGGCACTACTTAGCGGCCATAAGATACTGAGCTGCGGCAACGGCGGCTCGGCCGGTGACGCCCAGCACTTCTCGTCCGAAATGCTCAATCGCTTCGAGCGCGAACGGCCCGGGTTGCCGGCCATCGCCCTGACCACCGACTCGTCCACCCTCACCTCGATCGCCAACGACTACAGCTTCGATCAGGTGTTCTCCAAACAGATCATGGCGCTGGGACATGCGGGCGACGTTTTGCTCGCGATTTCGACCTCCGGCGAGTCGGCCAGCGTGCTGGACGCAGTGATTGCGGCGCACGAGCGGGACATGGGCGTGATCGCCTTAAGCGGCCGTGAGGGCGGGCGGCTGGGCGCGCTGCTGCGCGAGGAAGACGTGGAGATTCGCGTGCCCTCGCAGTCCACGGCCCGCATCCAGGAAGTGCATTTGCTGGTAATTCATTGCCTTTGCGATCTGACCGACCGGCGACTGTTCGGAGATTGACATGGCGGCAGGCGAATTGCTGCGGCCGGCATTCCTTGAGACCTTGGGCCTGGTCGCGGGGACAAGTAATCTGCGCACCGATCCTGCCGATTGCTGGCCCTATGGTTACGACAACAGCCGCCGCCACGTGCCGCCGGAGGCCGTGGTGTTCGCCATTAGCCATGCGCAGGTGCTTGGTGTCGTGCGCCTGTGCAACCGGCATCGTGTCGCGCTGACCGCGCGCGGCCGCGGCACCGGCACTTGCGGCGGCTCGGTGCCGGTGCAGGGCGGTGTGGTGTTATCGCTGGAGCGCATGGACCGCATCCTGGAAATAAACCCCGCCGACCGGCTGATGGTGATAGAAACTGGCGCCGCCAATCAGGCGGTGCAGGACGCGGCGGCCCGACACGCGTTCTTCTGGCCGCCCGATCCAACCAGCGCGGCTTATTGCACGGTGGGCGGCAACCTCGCCTTCAACTCGGCCGGTCCGCGTGCCGTGAAATACGGGACGCCGCGCGAGAACACGCTGGGTTTAAGGGCCGTGACCGGCGCGGGCGAAGAATTGCGCACCGGCGTACGCACCAGCAAGGGCGTGGTCGGGCTGGACCTGACCCGCTTGCTGATCGGTTCGGAAGGCATGCTCGCGATCATTACCGAGGCGACCCTGAAACTGACGCCCCTCGCACCGTGCAGGCGCACCCTGCGCGCGATCTACGCCGATGTGGATGCCGCGGCGCGCGCGGTCATTAGCATCATGGCGCAACCCGTAATCCCGTGCGCGCTGGAATTCATGGATGACACCGCCCTCGACATGATCCGCGTGTATTCACGGGCCGATCTGCCTGAGCACGCCGGTGCCCTGCTTATGATCGAGGTGGACGGCGACGAGGACTGCATCGACTTTGCGGCCGATGCACTGGCGCGGGCGGCAAAGGTCGATGGTTTGATCCGCATCGAGCGCGCGCACGACGAAACGCAAGTAGCTGCGCTGTGGGCCACGCGCAAGGCGCTGTCGCCGGCGTTGCGCAACGTGGCGCCAGGCAAGATCAACGAAGACGTGGTGGTGCCGGTGTCGCGACTGGCGGAACTGGTCGAGGGCTTGCGGCGCTTAAGCTTGGCGCACGGCGTCAAGATCGTCAATTACGGGCATGCCGGCAACGGCAACATACACGTTAACCTGCTGCTGGACCCGCAGGATCCCAGGCAAGTGCGCGCCGCCCAACGCTGTCTGGACGCAGTCTTCAGCCTGGTGCTGCGGCTAGGAGGTACGCTCTCGGGCGAGCATGGCGTGGGCCTTTCGAAGCGGGACTTCGTCGCGCGCGAACTCGATCCGGTGGCGCTTAGGCTGATGCGCGACATCAAGCGTACATTCGACCCCAACGGGATTCTCAACCCCGGCAAAGGGTGGCCGGAGGAAAATAGTCCACCGGGAGGAAAGTCATCCCAGTGAAGGCCAACGCGTTCATGGCGGCCAGACTGCTGGTCGCCTGGGGCACGGTGATCGCGTTCTTCGCGTTTGGCACGGAATTGCTCGCCGACCTCGAATCTCCGCTCAAATCGAC
It encodes:
- a CDS encoding phosphoheptose isomerase — encoded protein: MDEAEHVRQTFAASVDTKQQAAVALAETIVRAADLIVRALLSGHKILSCGNGGSAGDAQHFSSEMLNRFERERPGLPAIALTTDSSTLTSIANDYSFDQVFSKQIMALGHAGDVLLAISTSGESASVLDAVIAAHERDMGVIALSGREGGRLGALLREEDVEIRVPSQSTARIQEVHLLVIHCLCDLTDRRLFGD
- a CDS encoding FAD-binding protein translates to MAAGELLRPAFLETLGLVAGTSNLRTDPADCWPYGYDNSRRHVPPEAVVFAISHAQVLGVVRLCNRHRVALTARGRGTGTCGGSVPVQGGVVLSLERMDRILEINPADRLMVIETGAANQAVQDAAARHAFFWPPDPTSAAYCTVGGNLAFNSAGPRAVKYGTPRENTLGLRAVTGAGEELRTGVRTSKGVVGLDLTRLLIGSEGMLAIITEATLKLTPLAPCRRTLRAIYADVDAAARAVISIMAQPVIPCALEFMDDTALDMIRVYSRADLPEHAGALLMIEVDGDEDCIDFAADALARAAKVDGLIRIERAHDETQVAALWATRKALSPALRNVAPGKINEDVVVPVSRLAELVEGLRRLSLAHGVKIVNYGHAGNGNIHVNLLLDPQDPRQVRAAQRCLDAVFSLVLRLGGTLSGEHGVGLSKRDFVARELDPVALRLMRDIKRTFDPNGILNPGKGWPEENSPPGGKSSQ